From Centropristis striata isolate RG_2023a ecotype Rhode Island chromosome 16, C.striata_1.0, whole genome shotgun sequence, a single genomic window includes:
- the metap1 gene encoding methionine aminopeptidase 1, which translates to MASTEARRECETEGCSKDAKLQCPTCIKLGIQGSYFCSQECFKGSWVSHKLLHKKAKEDKNQNDSKNCVEKDINTDPWPGYRYTGKLHPHYPLTPMRPVPGDIQRPDYADHPRGISESEQFLKGTSQIKILCPEDIEGMRVVCKLAREVLDIAAVMVKPGATTEEIDHAVHLACIARNCYPSPLNYYNFPKSCCTSVNEVICHGIPDRRLLQEGDILNVDITVYHNGFHGDLNETFYVGDVDEEAKKLVQTTYECLMQAIDSVKPGIRYRELGNIIQKHAQANGFSVVRSYCGHGIHRLFHTAPNVPHYAKNKAVGVMKPGHVFTIEPMICEGGWQDETWPDGWTAVTRDGKRSAQFEHTLLVTETGCEILTRRLEDNGRAHFLNQM; encoded by the exons ATGGCGAGCACCGAGGCTAGAAGGGAGTGTGAGACTGAGGGCTGCAGCAAGGACGCTAAACTTCAGTGTCCCACATGTATCAAGCTTGGCATTCAAGGCTCCTATTTCTGTTCACAG GAATGTTTCAAAGGGAGCTGGGTGTCTCATAAGTTGCTGCACAAAAAAGCAA AGGAGGACAAGAACCAAAATGATTCGAAGAACTGTGTGGAGAAGGACATCAACACAGACCCATGGCCGGGCTACCGCTACACAGGAAAACTACACCCTCACTATCCATTG ACTCCTATGAGGCCCGTGCCAGGTGACATACAAAGACCTGACTATGCTGATCATCCCAgag GGATATCTGAGTCTGAGCAGTTTCTGAAGGGGACCTCACAGATCAAGATCCTTTGTCCTGAGGACATTGAAGGCATGAGAGTAGTGTGCAAG CTGGCAAGAGAGGTACTAGACATTGCAGCTGTGATGGTGAAACCAGGGGCCACAACAGAAGAAATCGACCATGCTGTCCATCtg gctTGCATAGCAAGGAACTGCTACCCCTCCCCTCTCAACTATTACAACTTCCCCAAGTCCTGCTGCACGTCTGTCAATGAAGTCATCTGCCATGGCATCCCGGACAGAAGACTATTACAAGAAGGAGATATCCTGAACG TGGACATCACAGTCTACCACAATGGTTTCCATGGTGACCTCAATGAAACCTTCTATGTCGGCGATGTGGATGAAGAAGCGAAGAAACTGGTTCAGACAACATATGAATGCCTTATGCAAGCCATCGACTCTG TGAAGCCTGGTATTCGCTACAGAGAATTAGGAAACATCATTCAGAAGCACGCTCAAGCTAACGGCTTCTCTGTGGTGCGGAGCTACTGCGGCCACGGTATCCATAGACTTTTCCACACTGCTCCCAATGTGCCACATTATGCCA aaaacaaagcagttGGAGTGATGAAGCCTGGCCACGTGTTCACCATTGAGCCCATGATATGTGAAG GTGGCTGGCAAGACGAGACGTGGCCTGACGGCTGGACCGCGGTGACCAGAGATGGGAAGCGCTCGGCTCAGTTCGAACACACCCTGCTGGTAACGGAGACCGGCTGCGAGATTCTCACCCGCCGCCTGGAGGACAACGGTCGCGCTCATTTCCTTAACCAAATGTAG
- the LOC131987911 gene encoding alcohol dehydrogenase class-3 chain L isoform X2, with translation MATAGKVIRCIAAVAWEAGKPLVMEEVEVAPPRAGEVRLKVVATGICHTDSYTLSGSDPEGVFPVVLGHEGAGTVESVGEGVTKFQPGDTVIPLYVPQCGECKFCKNPKTNLCQKIRLTQGKGLMPDGTSRFSCKGKSLFHFMGCSTFSEYTVVAEISLAKVDPRAPMDKVCLLGCGITTGYGAALNTAKVEAGSTCAVFGLGALGLAAIMGCKAAGATKIIGIDLNPDKFKIAQEFGATDLVNPKDHSKPIQEVLVEMTDGGVDYSFECVGNVGIMRAALEACHKGWGTSVIIGVAAAGQEISTRPFQLVTGRTWKGTAFGGYKSVESVPKLVEEYMNKKLKVDEFVTHTLPFEKITDGFDLMHAGKCIRVVLQF, from the exons ATGGCTACAGCAGGGAAG GTCATCCGGTGCATAGCCGCAGTAGCATGGGAGGCTGGGAAACCTCTGGtaatggaggaggtggaggtggctCCTCCTAGAGCTGGGGAGGTTCGCCTCAAG GTTGTGGCCACAGGGATCTGTCACACTGACTCCTACACATTAAGTGGCTCCGACCCTGAGGGAGTTTTCCCCGTAGTGCTGGGCCACGAGGGAGCCGGCACCGTGGAGAGCGTCGGAGAGGGAGTCACCAAGTTTCAACCAg GGGACACAGTCATACCCTTGTATGTCCCACAGTGTGGAGAGTGCAAGTTCTGTAAAAACCCCAAAACCAACTTGTGTCAGAAGATCAG GCTCACTCAGGGAAAAGGCTTGATGCCAGATGGGACGAGCCGTTTCTCCTGCAAAGGCAAGAGTCTCTTCCACTTCATGGGCTGTAGCACATTCTCTGAGTACACTGTGGTGGCTGAGATCTCCCTGGCTAAAGTGGACCCCAGGGCCCCTATGGACAAGGTGTGTCTTCTGGGCTGTGGCATCACCACCGGGTACGGAGCTGCCCTGAACACTGCCAAG GTGGAGGCTGGCTCGACCTGTGCAGTGTTTGGTCTGGGAGCGCTGGGCCTTGCAGCAATCATGGGCTGTAAAGCAGCAGGGGCGACCAAGATTATTGGAATAGATCTCAATCCGGACAAGTTTAAAATTGCTCAAGAGTTCGGCGCCACAGACCTGGTGAACCCAAAGGACCACAGCAAGCCGATCCAAGAGGTCCTCGTAGAGATGACAGATGGAGGCGTGGACTACTCATTTGAATGTGTTGGCAATGTGGGAATCATG AGGGCAGCTCTGGAGGCCTGCCATAAAGGATGGGGCACCAGCGTCATCATCGGGGTGGCAGCAGCCGGACAAGAGATCTCCACCCGCCCCTTCCAGCTGGTGACTGGACGCACATGGAAAGGCACTGCATTTGGAG GATACAAGAGTGTGGAGAGTGTCCCCAAACTGGTGGAGGAGTACATGAACAAGAAGCTCAAAGTCGATGAGTTTGTGACTCACACTCTCCCCTTTGAGAAGATCACTGACGGTTTTGATCTCATGCATGCTGGGAAATG CATTCGCGTCGTCCTTCAGTTCTAG
- the LOC131987911 gene encoding alcohol dehydrogenase class-3 chain L isoform X4, which produces MEEVEVAPPRAGEVRLKVVATGICHTDSYTLSGSDPEGVFPVVLGHEGAGTVESVGEGVTKFQPGDTVIPLYVPQCGECKFCKNPKTNLCQKIRLTQGKGLMPDGTSRFSCKGKSLFHFMGCSTFSEYTVVAEISLAKVDPRAPMDKVCLLGCGITTGYGAALNTAKVEAGSTCAVFGLGALGLAAIMGCKAAGATKIIGIDLNPDKFKIAQEFGATDLVNPKDHSKPIQEVLVEMTDGGVDYSFECVGNVGIMRAALEACHKGWGTSVIIGVAAAGQEISTRPFQLVTGRTWKGTAFGGYKSVESVPKLVEEYMNKKLKVDEFVTHTLPFEKITDGFDLMHAGKCIRVVLQF; this is translated from the exons atggaggaggtggaggtggctCCTCCTAGAGCTGGGGAGGTTCGCCTCAAG GTTGTGGCCACAGGGATCTGTCACACTGACTCCTACACATTAAGTGGCTCCGACCCTGAGGGAGTTTTCCCCGTAGTGCTGGGCCACGAGGGAGCCGGCACCGTGGAGAGCGTCGGAGAGGGAGTCACCAAGTTTCAACCAg GGGACACAGTCATACCCTTGTATGTCCCACAGTGTGGAGAGTGCAAGTTCTGTAAAAACCCCAAAACCAACTTGTGTCAGAAGATCAG GCTCACTCAGGGAAAAGGCTTGATGCCAGATGGGACGAGCCGTTTCTCCTGCAAAGGCAAGAGTCTCTTCCACTTCATGGGCTGTAGCACATTCTCTGAGTACACTGTGGTGGCTGAGATCTCCCTGGCTAAAGTGGACCCCAGGGCCCCTATGGACAAGGTGTGTCTTCTGGGCTGTGGCATCACCACCGGGTACGGAGCTGCCCTGAACACTGCCAAG GTGGAGGCTGGCTCGACCTGTGCAGTGTTTGGTCTGGGAGCGCTGGGCCTTGCAGCAATCATGGGCTGTAAAGCAGCAGGGGCGACCAAGATTATTGGAATAGATCTCAATCCGGACAAGTTTAAAATTGCTCAAGAGTTCGGCGCCACAGACCTGGTGAACCCAAAGGACCACAGCAAGCCGATCCAAGAGGTCCTCGTAGAGATGACAGATGGAGGCGTGGACTACTCATTTGAATGTGTTGGCAATGTGGGAATCATG AGGGCAGCTCTGGAGGCCTGCCATAAAGGATGGGGCACCAGCGTCATCATCGGGGTGGCAGCAGCCGGACAAGAGATCTCCACCCGCCCCTTCCAGCTGGTGACTGGACGCACATGGAAAGGCACTGCATTTGGAG GATACAAGAGTGTGGAGAGTGTCCCCAAACTGGTGGAGGAGTACATGAACAAGAAGCTCAAAGTCGATGAGTTTGTGACTCACACTCTCCCCTTTGAGAAGATCACTGACGGTTTTGATCTCATGCATGCTGGGAAATG CATTCGCGTCGTCCTTCAGTTCTAG
- the LOC131987911 gene encoding alcohol dehydrogenase class-3 chain L isoform X3, which translates to MATAGKVIRCIAAVAWEAGKPLVMEEVEVAPPRAGEVRLKVVATGICHTDSYTLSGSDPEGVFPVVLGHEGAGTVESVGEGVTKFQPGDTVIPLYVPQCGECKFCKNPKTNLCQKIRLTQGKGLMPDGTSRFSCKGKSLFHFMGCSTFSEYTVVAEISLAKVDPRAPMDKVCLLGCGITTGYGAALNTAKVEAGSTCAVFGLGALGLAAIMGCKAAGATKIIGIDLNPDKFKIAQEFGATDLVNPKDHSKPIQEVLVEMTDGGVDYSFECVGNVGIMRAALEACHKGWGTSVIIGVAAAGQEISTRPFQLVTGRTWKGTAFGGYKSVESVPKLVEEYMNKKLKVDEFVTHTLPFEKITDGFDLMHAGKCIRVVLQF; encoded by the exons GTCATCCGGTGCATAGCCGCAGTAGCATGGGAGGCTGGGAAACCTCTGGtaatggaggaggtggaggtggctCCTCCTAGAGCTGGGGAGGTTCGCCTCAAG GTTGTGGCCACAGGGATCTGTCACACTGACTCCTACACATTAAGTGGCTCCGACCCTGAGGGAGTTTTCCCCGTAGTGCTGGGCCACGAGGGAGCCGGCACCGTGGAGAGCGTCGGAGAGGGAGTCACCAAGTTTCAACCAg GGGACACAGTCATACCCTTGTATGTCCCACAGTGTGGAGAGTGCAAGTTCTGTAAAAACCCCAAAACCAACTTGTGTCAGAAGATCAG GCTCACTCAGGGAAAAGGCTTGATGCCAGATGGGACGAGCCGTTTCTCCTGCAAAGGCAAGAGTCTCTTCCACTTCATGGGCTGTAGCACATTCTCTGAGTACACTGTGGTGGCTGAGATCTCCCTGGCTAAAGTGGACCCCAGGGCCCCTATGGACAAGGTGTGTCTTCTGGGCTGTGGCATCACCACCGGGTACGGAGCTGCCCTGAACACTGCCAAG GTGGAGGCTGGCTCGACCTGTGCAGTGTTTGGTCTGGGAGCGCTGGGCCTTGCAGCAATCATGGGCTGTAAAGCAGCAGGGGCGACCAAGATTATTGGAATAGATCTCAATCCGGACAAGTTTAAAATTGCTCAAGAGTTCGGCGCCACAGACCTGGTGAACCCAAAGGACCACAGCAAGCCGATCCAAGAGGTCCTCGTAGAGATGACAGATGGAGGCGTGGACTACTCATTTGAATGTGTTGGCAATGTGGGAATCATG AGGGCAGCTCTGGAGGCCTGCCATAAAGGATGGGGCACCAGCGTCATCATCGGGGTGGCAGCAGCCGGACAAGAGATCTCCACCCGCCCCTTCCAGCTGGTGACTGGACGCACATGGAAAGGCACTGCATTTGGAG GATACAAGAGTGTGGAGAGTGTCCCCAAACTGGTGGAGGAGTACATGAACAAGAAGCTCAAAGTCGATGAGTTTGTGACTCACACTCTCCCCTTTGAGAAGATCACTGACGGTTTTGATCTCATGCATGCTGGGAAATG CATTCGCGTCGTCCTTCAGTTCTAG
- the LOC131987911 gene encoding alcohol dehydrogenase class-3 chain L isoform X1 has product MATAGKVIKCKAAVAWEPNKPLVIEEIEVAPPQANEVRIKVIRCIAAVAWEAGKPLVMEEVEVAPPRAGEVRLKVVATGICHTDSYTLSGSDPEGVFPVVLGHEGAGTVESVGEGVTKFQPGDTVIPLYVPQCGECKFCKNPKTNLCQKIRLTQGKGLMPDGTSRFSCKGKSLFHFMGCSTFSEYTVVAEISLAKVDPRAPMDKVCLLGCGITTGYGAALNTAKVEAGSTCAVFGLGALGLAAIMGCKAAGATKIIGIDLNPDKFKIAQEFGATDLVNPKDHSKPIQEVLVEMTDGGVDYSFECVGNVGIMRAALEACHKGWGTSVIIGVAAAGQEISTRPFQLVTGRTWKGTAFGGYKSVESVPKLVEEYMNKKLKVDEFVTHTLPFEKITDGFDLMHAGKCIRVVLQF; this is encoded by the exons GTCATCCGGTGCATAGCCGCAGTAGCATGGGAGGCTGGGAAACCTCTGGtaatggaggaggtggaggtggctCCTCCTAGAGCTGGGGAGGTTCGCCTCAAG GTTGTGGCCACAGGGATCTGTCACACTGACTCCTACACATTAAGTGGCTCCGACCCTGAGGGAGTTTTCCCCGTAGTGCTGGGCCACGAGGGAGCCGGCACCGTGGAGAGCGTCGGAGAGGGAGTCACCAAGTTTCAACCAg GGGACACAGTCATACCCTTGTATGTCCCACAGTGTGGAGAGTGCAAGTTCTGTAAAAACCCCAAAACCAACTTGTGTCAGAAGATCAG GCTCACTCAGGGAAAAGGCTTGATGCCAGATGGGACGAGCCGTTTCTCCTGCAAAGGCAAGAGTCTCTTCCACTTCATGGGCTGTAGCACATTCTCTGAGTACACTGTGGTGGCTGAGATCTCCCTGGCTAAAGTGGACCCCAGGGCCCCTATGGACAAGGTGTGTCTTCTGGGCTGTGGCATCACCACCGGGTACGGAGCTGCCCTGAACACTGCCAAG GTGGAGGCTGGCTCGACCTGTGCAGTGTTTGGTCTGGGAGCGCTGGGCCTTGCAGCAATCATGGGCTGTAAAGCAGCAGGGGCGACCAAGATTATTGGAATAGATCTCAATCCGGACAAGTTTAAAATTGCTCAAGAGTTCGGCGCCACAGACCTGGTGAACCCAAAGGACCACAGCAAGCCGATCCAAGAGGTCCTCGTAGAGATGACAGATGGAGGCGTGGACTACTCATTTGAATGTGTTGGCAATGTGGGAATCATG AGGGCAGCTCTGGAGGCCTGCCATAAAGGATGGGGCACCAGCGTCATCATCGGGGTGGCAGCAGCCGGACAAGAGATCTCCACCCGCCCCTTCCAGCTGGTGACTGGACGCACATGGAAAGGCACTGCATTTGGAG GATACAAGAGTGTGGAGAGTGTCCCCAAACTGGTGGAGGAGTACATGAACAAGAAGCTCAAAGTCGATGAGTTTGTGACTCACACTCTCCCCTTTGAGAAGATCACTGACGGTTTTGATCTCATGCATGCTGGGAAATG CATTCGCGTCGTCCTTCAGTTCTAG